From one Verrucomicrobiota bacterium genomic stretch:
- a CDS encoding rRNA pseudouridine synthase, protein MQLRIQKFLSQCGYCSRRHAEALIQEGRISVNGLTATLGQCVDEDKDIIKVDQVRVQKRPQTRTVLLLNKPRGVECTQPWGNKKTVYDFIPKPFQNERFFYCGRLDKDSQGMLLLTNDGDFANQVTHPRSNIVKIYYVTLEHPLAPEFLGKMLTGIYDEGECLKAEKVFVLPNQGRYPALEIHLKQGRKREIRRMIQYGESFVHRLKRTQIGQLKLKNLAVGATKVLSPEEIALLFQ, encoded by the coding sequence ATGCAGCTTCGGATTCAAAAATTTTTATCACAATGCGGCTACTGCTCCCGTCGGCACGCGGAAGCACTCATTCAAGAAGGACGAATTTCGGTCAACGGCCTAACAGCTACACTCGGCCAATGCGTTGACGAGGACAAAGATATTATAAAAGTCGACCAAGTACGGGTGCAAAAACGCCCTCAAACACGTACGGTACTCTTGCTCAACAAACCTAGGGGTGTTGAGTGTACACAGCCATGGGGCAATAAGAAGACGGTCTACGATTTCATTCCCAAGCCTTTTCAAAATGAGCGCTTTTTTTACTGTGGCCGCCTCGATAAAGATAGCCAAGGGATGTTGCTGCTGACCAATGATGGCGATTTCGCAAATCAGGTCACACACCCACGATCCAATATCGTAAAAATATATTACGTCACTCTGGAACATCCCCTGGCACCCGAATTTTTAGGGAAAATGCTCACCGGCATCTACGACGAAGGCGAATGCTTGAAAGCCGAAAAAGTTTTCGTGTTACCCAATCAAGGGAGATATCCAGCACTTGAAATTCACCTCAAGCAAGGGCGAAAACGCGAAATTCGCCGCATGATCCAATACGGGGAGAGTTTTGTCCATCGGCTCAAACGTACCCAAATTGGTCAGCTGAAGCTTAAAAATCTCGCCGTTGGTGCTACAAAAGTGCTTTCACCAGAGGAAATAGCGCTACTGTTTCAATAA
- a CDS encoding DUF167 domain-containing protein has product MRIQVKAIPNAARSEVIVQEDGSLKIKVQNPPEDGKANKAILRLIAKHYQVPPRNVKIVSGEKSHQKIIEVFGLQNLSPSSQ; this is encoded by the coding sequence GTGCGAATTCAGGTTAAAGCAATTCCTAATGCGGCTCGATCGGAAGTTATAGTTCAAGAAGATGGGTCTCTCAAAATAAAGGTACAAAACCCACCTGAGGATGGGAAAGCGAATAAGGCCATTCTTCGGCTCATCGCAAAGCACTATCAGGTGCCGCCCAGAAATGTAAAAATCGTCAGCGGTGAAAAATCACACCAGAAAATCATCGAGGTATTTGGTTTGCAAAATTTAAGCCCTTCATCCCAATGA
- a CDS encoding acetyl-CoA hydrolase → MQKLTPEEAVALIQPGDTIGIGGFTSAGAPSTLGSALLVYAQQCQKNGTPLALNIITGASTLSSIDDGLAACDGIRSRVPYQADRLLRQKINDESVRFWDYHLSDFPQKLCSGILGAIDYTLIEAESVDDQGRIILTSAVGIAPTLCRLAKKIIVELRKDLAIQFQGIHDIYEMELPPCTLPIPLTQVTQRIGTGYVQVDPHKIAGVIQSNSPREHAILDHPTPESNRIGEHILRFLEIETHLGRLPKALFPLQVGVGNVANALMQRLTEVDGPSYEVYSEVLQDAIIEGVLSGRIRMASGGAFAVTESCFQTMRTHWEVLRAKTLLRPQEITNHPEIIRRLGIISINTALEVDLWGNVNSTHVCGRQMMNGIGGSGDFARNAYLTIFATPSTAKNGAIGAIVPLCSHIDHIDHDVDIVVTEYGLADLRGKTPRERAVCIIENCAHPNYREALQACITSSRAHVPIDLSQAHRFHLNFLEQGKML, encoded by the coding sequence ATGCAAAAATTGACGCCGGAGGAAGCCGTGGCTTTAATCCAGCCGGGGGATACCATCGGAATTGGTGGATTTACGAGTGCTGGCGCACCATCAACTTTGGGTTCAGCACTCTTAGTGTATGCGCAGCAGTGTCAGAAAAACGGTACACCCTTAGCACTTAACATTATAACTGGGGCTTCGACCTTAAGTTCTATTGACGATGGACTTGCGGCATGCGATGGTATTCGTTCACGTGTGCCTTACCAAGCCGATCGATTGCTACGCCAAAAAATTAATGACGAATCGGTGCGCTTTTGGGATTATCATCTTTCAGATTTCCCACAAAAGCTTTGCAGTGGTATTTTAGGAGCTATCGATTATACCCTAATCGAAGCCGAATCGGTTGATGATCAAGGGCGCATTATTTTAACCTCGGCTGTTGGAATTGCTCCGACGTTATGCCGTCTCGCGAAAAAAATTATCGTCGAACTTCGTAAAGATTTGGCGATACAGTTTCAGGGAATACATGATATTTATGAGATGGAGTTACCGCCATGTACATTACCGATACCGCTGACACAAGTTACACAGCGTATTGGGACGGGATATGTCCAAGTCGATCCCCACAAAATTGCAGGTGTTATTCAAAGCAATTCGCCGCGGGAGCATGCCATTCTCGACCATCCAACACCAGAAAGTAATCGTATCGGAGAACACATTTTACGATTTCTTGAAATTGAGACCCATTTAGGGCGCCTTCCAAAGGCACTTTTCCCCCTACAAGTGGGCGTTGGTAATGTCGCAAACGCATTGATGCAACGTCTAACGGAGGTTGATGGCCCTTCGTACGAGGTTTATTCCGAAGTATTGCAAGATGCGATTATTGAAGGAGTTTTATCGGGGCGGATTCGAATGGCCAGTGGCGGTGCTTTCGCCGTTACTGAAAGCTGTTTCCAGACGATGCGAACGCATTGGGAGGTATTACGTGCTAAGACTTTGCTGCGTCCTCAAGAAATTACAAATCATCCTGAAATTATCCGTCGTTTGGGAATCATTTCGATCAATACAGCGCTCGAGGTTGATCTCTGGGGGAATGTGAATAGCACACACGTCTGTGGACGGCAAATGATGAATGGGATTGGCGGCTCAGGTGATTTCGCGCGTAACGCATATTTGACGATTTTTGCGACACCTTCTACAGCAAAAAATGGAGCAATCGGTGCGATTGTTCCGCTTTGCAGCCATATCGATCATATTGATCATGATGTCGATATTGTGGTGACAGAGTATGGCCTTGCTGATCTTCGCGGGAAAACACCTCGAGAACGTGCAGTATGTATCATTGAAAATTGTGCGCATCCCAATTATCGAGAGGCATTGCAAGCATGTATTACGTCCAGTCGTGCCCATGTTCCCATCGATCTCTCTCAGGCGCATCGCTTTCATTTAAACTTTTTGGAACAAGGCAAAATGTTATGA
- the dapB gene encoding 4-hydroxy-tetrahydrodipicolinate reductase translates to MKILLNGAQGKMGQAVLKALPQGDIVVIERNGPTTFSIFQGAIDVGIDFSTPDGTMELLELALRYCFPLVIGTTGLNAEQQSQMHKAAKRIKILYSRNFSLGIHVFRKLIRMAVQHLPLDFQIEVVERHHKHKTDAPSGTAKACLEDIQAVRADSDVVYGRHSQATGDRNDNEIGVHSLRGGEVFGEHCIFLTGDHEELILEHRAFDRLAFAQGALAAARWLVTNPATHGLFSFQDVVA, encoded by the coding sequence ATGAAAATCCTTTTAAATGGAGCTCAAGGGAAAATGGGGCAGGCAGTCCTTAAGGCGTTGCCGCAAGGGGATATCGTCGTGATCGAACGCAATGGACCGACAACGTTTTCAATTTTTCAAGGTGCTATCGATGTTGGTATCGATTTCAGCACTCCCGACGGAACGATGGAACTCCTCGAGTTGGCATTGCGATATTGTTTCCCTCTTGTTATTGGAACAACAGGGTTAAATGCGGAGCAACAATCACAGATGCACAAAGCCGCGAAGCGAATTAAGATTCTTTACTCACGTAATTTTTCGTTGGGGATTCATGTGTTTCGAAAATTGATTCGGATGGCGGTACAACATCTCCCTTTGGACTTTCAAATTGAAGTCGTCGAGCGCCATCACAAACATAAAACGGATGCACCGAGCGGTACTGCGAAAGCTTGCCTGGAAGATATTCAAGCAGTGAGGGCGGATAGTGACGTTGTTTATGGTCGCCATAGCCAAGCTACGGGAGATCGCAACGACAATGAAATTGGGGTTCATTCGCTTCGGGGCGGGGAAGTTTTCGGCGAGCATTGTATATTTTTGACGGGTGACCACGAGGAGCTCATTTTGGAGCATCGCGCTTTCGATCGCCTCGCATTTGCCCAGGGTGCCCTTGCCGCTGCTCGATGGTTAGTCACTAATCCCGCTACACACGGATTATTTTCCTTTCAAGATGTTGTTGCGTAA
- a CDS encoding 3'-5' exonuclease domain-containing protein 2: protein MLQRAFSHVVHVLRALRVLPRFPKKISKEAISRLPISSYQGEIVFVDTVELAQQSVREIQKETLVGFDTESRPAFSKGEKYPPSIVQVATEDKVYIFQLPKIGQLCHLKPFLENPKIEKVGIAIHDDVLKLCDIEPFRHAGFRDISETTRALGVEQTGLRNLCAIFLGCRISKSSQVTDWSQEKLSARQLVYAATDAWISRELYLEVQRQNT, encoded by the coding sequence ATGTTGCAGCGGGCATTTTCACATGTTGTTCATGTTTTGAGAGCCTTACGCGTGCTGCCGCGATTTCCTAAAAAGATTTCCAAAGAGGCGATCTCGCGACTCCCCATAAGCTCATACCAAGGTGAAATTGTTTTTGTGGACACGGTCGAGTTGGCACAACAATCGGTACGGGAAATCCAAAAAGAAACACTTGTCGGCTTCGACACCGAGAGTCGCCCCGCATTCTCTAAAGGTGAAAAATACCCACCCTCAATCGTCCAGGTCGCAACAGAAGATAAGGTGTACATTTTTCAACTCCCTAAAATCGGTCAACTGTGCCATCTCAAACCTTTTTTAGAAAACCCTAAAATCGAAAAAGTCGGTATCGCGATCCATGATGACGTTCTTAAGCTCTGCGATATAGAACCCTTTCGCCACGCAGGATTTCGAGACATTAGTGAAACTACGCGTGCGCTTGGCGTTGAACAAACCGGCCTACGAAATCTTTGTGCGATCTTTTTAGGATGCCGCATCTCGAAGTCTTCTCAAGTCACAGATTGGTCACAAGAAAAACTTTCGGCGCGACAGCTCGTCTATGCCGCAACCGACGCGTGGATCAGCCGGGAGCTTTATCTCGAAGTACAGCGACAAAACACGTAA
- a CDS encoding MATE family efflux transporter codes for MSAIQTTNLTRYPAGSIRELCTISWPIVLSSAAGYLMAVIDRLFLSHYNEAAFNACFAATQWYWNFFCTTAEMVLIAEVFVGQFNGAKRFREIGPAVWQMIWFCLLLYVIFIPIAIWGAPFLVADSVAELGVPYLRILTLFIPIDCIGYCALGAFFVGRGETKIIPRVTIVANLFNVILDMPFIFGLKWGETVIIPEGGIIGAAIATVATQTLSALLLLWLFFRKSYRERYGTTKIAFRPKTLGHYLKVGMPASFARFINSFGWAILTQVIAANVSTDDFQAYGISHSIYILFMFFNEGFSVGTRTICSNAMGAHQYHVVRKNCRAWVSLILMVMSITAIGMIFCPEPLIRSFLGPNDTILEITHTSAMLRWAWIAFALEFTFMNMMSMLIASGDTRFTMFVNTASFFCLSVFPTYIGIVYFGMTSILFWYSTLLDGSVRSLLFFKRYRSGRWMRHRII; via the coding sequence ATGAGTGCGATCCAAACCACCAATTTGACGCGATATCCTGCGGGAAGTATCCGTGAGTTATGTACCATTTCCTGGCCTATTGTCCTGTCTTCAGCTGCGGGGTACCTTATGGCTGTCATCGATCGCCTTTTTTTGAGTCATTACAACGAGGCGGCGTTTAATGCGTGTTTTGCGGCGACGCAGTGGTATTGGAATTTTTTCTGTACGACGGCAGAGATGGTCCTTATCGCGGAGGTCTTTGTCGGCCAATTTAACGGTGCCAAGCGTTTTCGAGAAATTGGCCCTGCCGTTTGGCAGATGATTTGGTTTTGTCTGCTTTTATACGTGATTTTTATCCCCATCGCGATTTGGGGTGCGCCGTTTCTGGTGGCCGATAGTGTTGCCGAGCTAGGAGTGCCTTATTTACGCATTTTGACGCTTTTTATTCCCATCGACTGTATTGGATATTGTGCGCTGGGTGCGTTTTTTGTGGGTCGTGGCGAAACTAAAATCATTCCGAGGGTGACGATAGTTGCTAATTTATTTAACGTTATTCTCGATATGCCCTTTATTTTTGGCCTCAAATGGGGCGAAACGGTTATCATTCCCGAAGGGGGAATCATCGGTGCGGCGATCGCGACGGTTGCCACACAGACACTTTCGGCGTTGTTGCTTTTATGGCTATTTTTCCGAAAATCGTATCGTGAACGCTACGGAACAACGAAGATTGCATTCAGACCGAAAACGCTAGGACATTATCTGAAAGTCGGGATGCCGGCCTCATTTGCACGTTTCATCAATTCATTTGGTTGGGCGATTTTAACTCAGGTAATTGCGGCCAACGTCTCAACGGACGACTTCCAAGCCTATGGGATTTCGCACTCGATTTATATACTATTCATGTTTTTCAATGAAGGGTTTTCTGTGGGAACACGAACGATTTGCTCGAATGCAATGGGCGCGCATCAGTATCACGTCGTTCGGAAAAATTGCCGTGCTTGGGTTTCGCTGATTCTCATGGTGATGAGTATAACGGCGATTGGAATGATTTTCTGTCCTGAGCCGCTAATCCGAAGTTTTTTAGGCCCCAATGATACGATATTGGAAATCACCCATACCTCTGCCATGTTGCGGTGGGCTTGGATTGCGTTTGCCCTGGAATTTACCTTTATGAACATGATGAGCATGCTGATTGCGTCGGGCGATACGCGGTTTACGATGTTCGTCAATACAGCTTCCTTCTTTTGCCTTTCTGTTTTCCCGACCTATATTGGTATCGTTTATTTCGGCATGACTTCGATTCTCTTTTGGTATTCAACGCTCCTCGATGGTTCTGTCCGCTCGCTACTTTTTTTCAAACGTTACCGCAGTGGGCGCTGGATGCGCCATCGAATTATCTAG
- a CDS encoding sodium:alanine symporter family protein, with amino-acid sequence MEDLVQSIYQFIWGLPLLLTIFGIGFYFSIKLNFIQLRGLGKAFRYLLPSRKRKDSSVGVLIGDISSFASLCTALSATLGTGNIVGIAVAVSVGGPGTLFWIVLSSFFSLAIKYCEGFLAIKYREVGSDGKIAGGPMYYIEKGLHSRFLAKFFALSGMGVALIGIGTLAQTNSIAAAATSFGVPIGLTTVLLGIIVALVIFGGIHRIADVAEKVVPFMTILYLGTALIVLILKVDMIFPALKLIISNAFSPKSFVGGTFGSALIASIQTGISRGIFCHEAGLGSAAIAAAAAKTKSPFQQGLICMVGAFLSIIVCIITGLVLVTADPTGVIETSMTASAFEHGLGVPHLGNSIVSLSIIFFAFTTIIGWNYYGEKCVQYFFSTRAILAYRALFLFFVIAGPFLQIKTAFVIADVVIGLMAIPNIISLVALRKEIITETKRFWKRNASKTNV; translated from the coding sequence ATGGAAGACCTTGTTCAATCCATTTATCAATTCATCTGGGGTCTCCCTCTATTACTTACAATTTTCGGGATTGGTTTCTATTTTTCCATAAAACTTAACTTCATCCAACTTCGCGGCCTTGGAAAAGCATTTCGATATCTTTTGCCCTCCCGTAAAAGGAAAGATTCTAGTGTCGGCGTTCTTATTGGAGATATTTCCAGTTTTGCTTCGTTATGTACCGCATTATCTGCAACTCTTGGAACGGGAAACATTGTCGGTATCGCGGTTGCCGTCTCCGTCGGTGGCCCCGGAACACTGTTTTGGATCGTCCTTTCCTCGTTTTTTAGCCTCGCGATTAAGTACTGTGAAGGATTTTTAGCGATTAAATACCGTGAAGTCGGCAGTGATGGCAAAATCGCCGGTGGTCCTATGTACTACATTGAAAAGGGACTTCATAGTCGATTTCTGGCGAAATTTTTTGCCCTTTCTGGGATGGGCGTTGCACTTATTGGGATTGGGACATTAGCGCAAACCAACTCAATTGCGGCAGCTGCAACATCGTTTGGTGTACCCATAGGGCTTACAACGGTTCTTCTCGGAATCATCGTTGCCCTCGTTATTTTCGGCGGTATTCACCGTATTGCCGATGTCGCAGAAAAAGTGGTTCCTTTCATGACAATACTTTATCTTGGCACGGCGTTGATTGTATTGATTTTGAAAGTCGATATGATTTTCCCGGCACTTAAATTAATTATTTCGAATGCATTTTCCCCAAAATCTTTTGTTGGTGGAACATTTGGAAGCGCCCTCATAGCCTCCATTCAAACGGGCATAAGTCGCGGTATTTTTTGTCACGAAGCCGGTCTCGGTAGTGCAGCAATTGCCGCCGCGGCTGCTAAAACAAAATCGCCTTTCCAACAGGGGCTGATCTGTATGGTTGGCGCCTTTTTGTCGATCATTGTTTGTATCATTACAGGTCTGGTGCTCGTCACAGCAGATCCAACGGGAGTCATTGAGACTTCTATGACCGCGTCAGCTTTTGAACATGGGTTAGGTGTCCCACATCTTGGGAACTCTATCGTTAGTTTGAGCATTATATTTTTTGCCTTTACAACGATTATCGGCTGGAACTACTATGGCGAAAAATGCGTGCAGTATTTTTTCAGCACGCGAGCCATTTTAGCCTATCGCGCCCTGTTTCTCTTTTTCGTCATCGCCGGCCCATTTTTGCAAATTAAGACTGCTTTTGTTATTGCCGATGTCGTCATCGGTCTGATGGCCATCCCCAATATCATCAGTCTCGTCGCGTTGAGGAAGGAAATTATTACAGAAACGAAACGATTTTGGAAAAGAAATGCTAGCAAAACGAACGTTTGA
- a CDS encoding site-2 protease family protein: MEAGFSQFEAILWVLIFFGGSIFVHELGHLLAAKWRKLYIPCFSIGFGPKIFRKKIGETEFCISLLPLGGYVTLPQLMDVQSVEGKYALPQSLPPISSRDKIIVASMGVVFNLLFAFVIAVGLYYLGIEQRYSSTNTTIGYICHEVPINAAKKVPGPAKRAGLKIGDRIVAIDGHATKNFSDVLYGITLGKHRDAKGPIAQFSIVRDNQPLEVTVHPVICEQNARTGETSRIAGLLSEEKLSVSHVYANSPAAAKGIRRGDQLIAIDSIPVTSYRLFLDLLRGQEEVLCEFERKEGDRYSVTIPCAEVPHQKPMLRLALDFEGTLELCPEFTEPLTSKDLCEQPCTLRCLSWIKDLDSGDSDLTLLGETLSVQASDAPQTLKAYCDFFKSRIGQRLELQIGEQKYTFVVTTATIDKEVGHESLGFELQETTVQMHIHPLTQISDSIQMTAQTLISLLTPSADVHFKNLMGPTGIVKTLHTFAVTDFRLLLWFVILLNVNLAFLNILPLPILDGGIILLALLEAVFRRKFPAHTLGAIQSIFALILLGFVLYISVFDVHRILGEQDAKTQLQRQQLLALDEAGFWRQG; the protein is encoded by the coding sequence ATGGAGGCGGGATTTTCGCAGTTCGAGGCCATTTTGTGGGTTTTGATTTTTTTCGGGGGCTCAATTTTTGTCCACGAGCTCGGGCATTTGCTCGCCGCAAAGTGGCGTAAACTCTACATTCCGTGTTTTTCCATCGGGTTCGGCCCTAAAATTTTTAGGAAAAAAATCGGCGAAACGGAGTTTTGCATCTCACTGTTACCGTTAGGAGGATATGTCACGCTTCCTCAGTTGATGGATGTACAGAGTGTCGAAGGTAAGTATGCACTACCCCAGAGCCTACCGCCGATTTCGTCACGCGATAAGATAATTGTTGCCTCCATGGGTGTCGTTTTTAACCTACTTTTTGCGTTTGTTATTGCCGTTGGCTTGTATTATCTGGGAATTGAACAGCGCTATAGCAGTACCAACACAACAATTGGATATATTTGCCATGAGGTCCCGATTAATGCGGCGAAAAAAGTCCCGGGACCTGCAAAACGCGCGGGTCTCAAGATCGGTGACCGTATCGTTGCGATTGACGGCCATGCAACGAAAAATTTTAGCGATGTGCTTTATGGAATCACACTGGGAAAACACCGTGATGCTAAGGGGCCCATAGCGCAATTTTCAATTGTCCGCGATAATCAACCCTTGGAAGTGACGGTTCATCCCGTCATTTGTGAACAGAATGCCCGAACGGGTGAAACCTCGCGGATCGCAGGGCTGCTTTCGGAGGAAAAGTTAAGTGTGAGCCACGTGTATGCCAATTCTCCTGCAGCAGCTAAGGGCATTCGACGAGGGGACCAGTTGATAGCAATTGACAGTATTCCGGTGACTTCCTATCGACTATTTCTAGACCTATTACGAGGGCAGGAAGAGGTATTGTGCGAGTTTGAACGAAAAGAAGGAGATCGGTATTCCGTTACAATTCCGTGTGCGGAGGTCCCGCATCAGAAGCCGATGTTACGCCTTGCGTTGGATTTCGAGGGGACACTGGAACTTTGCCCTGAGTTCACAGAGCCACTGACATCCAAAGACCTTTGTGAGCAACCCTGTACGCTACGATGTTTGTCATGGATTAAAGATCTGGATTCCGGTGACAGCGACCTTACACTTTTAGGAGAAACACTTTCGGTTCAGGCGTCCGACGCGCCTCAGACGCTTAAAGCGTACTGCGATTTTTTTAAAAGCCGTATAGGCCAACGCTTGGAACTACAAATCGGCGAGCAGAAATATACTTTTGTAGTGACGACGGCTACCATTGACAAGGAAGTGGGCCACGAATCTTTAGGATTCGAGCTCCAAGAAACGACAGTTCAGATGCATATCCATCCGTTGACGCAAATTTCAGACAGCATACAAATGACCGCTCAAACGTTGATAAGTCTACTGACGCCATCAGCCGACGTACACTTCAAAAATCTCATGGGACCCACTGGAATTGTAAAAACACTTCACACCTTTGCCGTCACGGATTTTCGATTGTTGCTCTGGTTTGTAATTTTACTCAATGTCAACCTCGCCTTTCTCAATATTCTTCCACTTCCGATCCTCGACGGCGGCATCATTCTTTTAGCGCTTTTAGAGGCTGTTTTTCGGCGAAAATTTCCAGCACATACACTAGGTGCCATACAGTCCATTTTCGCGTTAATTCTGCTGGGCTTCGTGCTCTATATCAGTGTTTTCGACGTCCACCGCATTTTGGGTGAACAAGACGCTAAAACCCAACTTCAGCGCCAGCAATTACTCGCCCTGGATGAAGCAGGTTTTTGGCGTCAAGGGTAA
- a CDS encoding type II secretion system GspH family protein, with product MKILQNISVSQYANRKSFSLLELTVVIGILAILICLAIPNLRALTERSQRATAAANLRTIALAHINFIRDHGHAIRPSDLYELSAQASGDGDANLVAALLAKYGYISDVSVWMWDFDPLTKKNMVATMYDASSDRIVEKFRGKQSGGNTPLSVVCCIAKDSFQSDDELLSSKIPCCYSRGLSPQGQWNSSSDTNSGIWGDRGGLIAFFDGHVEWFPTISGRFQQYGTNLSTDNLNQAFPEGAYFVSWQGKEL from the coding sequence ATGAAAATTTTACAAAATATCTCCGTGTCACAATACGCCAATCGAAAGAGTTTTTCGCTTTTAGAACTTACCGTTGTCATTGGAATTCTGGCAATTCTGATTTGTCTCGCGATCCCCAATCTACGTGCACTGACTGAACGCTCACAGCGCGCCACTGCAGCTGCCAATTTAAGGACAATTGCCCTCGCCCATATCAATTTTATTCGTGATCATGGCCACGCTATCCGCCCCTCTGATTTGTATGAATTGAGTGCCCAGGCCTCTGGTGACGGCGATGCTAACCTTGTCGCCGCACTTTTGGCAAAATACGGCTACATCAGCGATGTTTCGGTTTGGATGTGGGATTTCGATCCTTTGACGAAAAAAAATATGGTCGCAACCATGTATGATGCGTCCTCCGATCGTATCGTCGAAAAATTCCGAGGGAAGCAAAGTGGCGGGAATACACCCTTGAGCGTCGTCTGCTGCATCGCCAAAGATTCATTCCAAAGTGATGATGAATTACTGTCATCGAAAATCCCCTGTTGTTATAGCCGCGGTCTTTCTCCTCAAGGTCAATGGAACTCATCTTCTGATACCAATAGCGGTATTTGGGGCGATCGAGGTGGTCTTATCGCGTTTTTTGACGGCCACGTTGAATGGTTTCCAACAATTTCAGGACGTTTCCAGCAATATGGCACCAATCTTTCGACTGACAACTTAAATCAAGCCTTCCCCGAAGGCGCCTATTTTGTCAGCTGGCAAGGGAAAGAACTCTAA
- the cysS gene encoding cysteine--tRNA ligase has product MGKTSSRSVVFLYNLRRHALEEIQPSQPDQVLRIYCCGPTVYNLAHIGNFRTFLLQDVLQRLLLTSGYKVKFVRNITDVDDKTISGSQQAGISLNNFTQHWIDCFHRDSQKLNILAPDVESRATEHIAEQIAMIQRLVDEGHAYATGDGSVYFRIASFPDYGKVSGIALAQLESQETNSAGQRNQSDEYSRDHVCDFALWKAYKPEDGDVFWESPWGRGRPGWHIECSAMAQKYLGPTIDIHGGGIDLCFPHHENEVAQSECATKVPFVRHWFHSAHLLIEGQKMSKSLGNIYTLEDLLGKGYDAATVRYALISAHYRQTLNFTQASLEAAQSALKKLRAHITAMGISEAIEKQPVSEWRFFNKAMEALQQDLNTPKCLGELFSVLNQHPTIQADFINELLTVLWILGLYEPLLERQERDQEIPLEITALAEERKRAKAQKQYAEADRLRAQINAKGWSITDQKDGYQLMPN; this is encoded by the coding sequence ATGGGAAAAACTAGCTCCCGAAGCGTGGTCTTTTTGTACAATTTGCGGCGGCATGCTTTAGAGGAAATTCAACCGAGCCAACCGGACCAAGTGCTGCGTATCTATTGCTGCGGTCCCACGGTGTATAATTTAGCACATATCGGTAATTTCCGTACCTTTTTGCTTCAAGATGTACTACAGCGTCTGCTGTTGACCTCTGGATACAAGGTGAAGTTCGTGCGCAATATCACGGATGTGGACGATAAGACGATCAGCGGGTCACAACAGGCAGGGATTTCGCTTAACAATTTTACGCAACACTGGATTGACTGTTTTCATCGTGATTCCCAAAAATTAAACATTTTGGCTCCCGATGTGGAGTCGAGGGCGACAGAGCATATCGCGGAACAGATTGCAATGATCCAGCGGCTTGTCGATGAGGGACATGCTTACGCTACGGGGGATGGTTCCGTATATTTTCGGATCGCCAGCTTCCCCGACTATGGAAAGGTTTCCGGGATCGCTTTAGCGCAACTTGAATCGCAGGAAACTAACAGCGCCGGACAGCGTAATCAGTCAGATGAGTATTCGCGCGATCATGTTTGCGACTTTGCGCTTTGGAAGGCTTATAAACCCGAAGATGGCGACGTTTTTTGGGAAAGCCCCTGGGGGCGCGGGCGTCCGGGATGGCATATTGAGTGCAGTGCGATGGCCCAGAAATACCTCGGACCGACGATCGATATTCATGGCGGAGGAATCGACCTGTGCTTCCCGCACCATGAAAACGAGGTCGCGCAGTCAGAGTGCGCGACAAAAGTGCCCTTTGTGCGCCATTGGTTCCACTCTGCGCATTTATTGATCGAGGGGCAGAAAATGTCCAAAAGCTTGGGCAATATTTACACGCTTGAAGACCTTTTGGGAAAAGGCTACGATGCGGCAACGGTTCGGTATGCCTTGATCAGCGCCCATTATCGCCAGACGCTCAATTTTACACAGGCGAGTCTCGAGGCCGCACAAAGCGCACTTAAAAAACTCCGTGCACATATCACAGCGATGGGAATTTCTGAAGCAATTGAAAAGCAGCCGGTATCAGAATGGCGTTTTTTCAACAAAGCGATGGAAGCACTTCAGCAGGATCTCAATACGCCCAAATGCCTCGGAGAATTGTTTTCCGTTCTCAATCAGCATCCGACCATTCAAGCTGATTTTATCAATGAATTGCTAACAGTTTTATGGATTTTGGGTCTCTATGAACCACTGTTGGAGCGGCAAGAACGAGACCAAGAGATTCCGTTAGAAATTACGGCACTTGCAGAGGAGCGAAAGCGTGCAAAGGCGCAGAAACAGTACGCGGAGGCGGATCGATTGCGGGCGCAAATTAACGCCAAAGGTTGGTCTATCACCGATCAAAAGGACGGTTATCAGCTGATGCCAAATTAA